CAAAGTTCTTTTTTTTCTTCAAGCAACTTAAAGTATCCCTCAACTACTGCCTTGAATATTTTTTCAGGGCTTAAATCTTTTAAATCATCTTCAGACAAGTTTAATTCTGATGCTTCTTTTAAAGCAAAATCAACAGCCTCATTTAACAATCGCTCTTTATTATCAAAATAGTTGTAAAGAGATCCTTTTGATATGTTCAATTCATTGGCAATGTCACTTATTGAAGTATTGAAATACCCCTTGGTTGCAAATAGCCGTAGTGCCCCTCGTATGATTTTTTCCTTCTTTTCTTTTTTATGGGCTTCTAATTGTTTTTCAGTTCTTGGACTCATATTTTAAAATGAACGATTGGTCAAAATTAAAAAATTAATCCAAAGAAAAAAAATAAAAGAATTGTTTTTAGATTAAGTTTATAACTTATTATTTTACTATGTTTTGAGTCTCTCTATAAACTCTCTCAAAATTCAATCTTAAATCTTCAGTTGAAAATAGATTTGCTTTTTTAGGAAATAGCTTTTGAATTGGTTGCAGTTTGAAATGAAGTTTCTTATCCTTCCCATCCGCAAAAGTGATAAATTCCCCTTGTTTCAATCTAAAGAAAGCGTCTGCCCTCCGTTTGGATACCTCTCTTTCGCCTTTGGTGATTCGACTCTCAAAACTCAACCCACTGCTTTTACTTATGCTTTTGGTCGGCGTTTTGATAATTTCAAAAAATCGTTCATAATATTTTGCAGTATCCGGGTCATTGACCTTACCAAAGAATTGATAAGATAGGTTGCTCAAAATGGCCTTACTCGCTTTTTCACCATAGAGCATATCGTTCTGGATCTTATCCTGCATTACATAAATGGTAGCAATATCATAGCTTCGAAGTGTAGCCGGAATACGGTGCATATTGAGCAACTTTATAGTAGGTGCTTCTTCCATCATCAAAAATGAGGATTTCTGCCCCCTGATGCTCATTTGTTTAATTACTGTATGAATGATTGCGGCAATAATAGGCGAATATGCGGATTCATATTTAGGGTGGTTCACTATGGAAAGTACCGCAGGATTTTTTTCATTATTGACATTAAGAGGCACTTCATCTTTTGACAGTGCCATGAACAGTTTTTGTGAACTGATTTTTTTAAAGGCATTGGCCAGAGTGCTTTTTACTCCGGCGGTCTGTTTTTCCGATTCGATACCATTTAAAAAAGCACTTGCCATACTTTGGGAAGTCAAATCCGATTTCAGGAAGGCAACCAGTTTTTTGGTGCTGAGCGATTGGAACAGAGCGATGATGTGGGGCAGGGTGCAAAATTGGGGATAGCTCGTTTTTAACTTCCATATCATTCCACCCAACAAGCCTTCCACAGCATCATTGAAAAATTTAGAAGTACTGTTTGTACTTGACTCATCTAATCCCAGAAGATTTTCAATCAAGACTTTTGAAACTTCATGCACGCTTTCCTCATTAGGTAAATATCTCGGTGCTATGGGATTCACCCGATAGTGGATCTGGTCAAAAGCAATGGTGTAGAATTTCACCCCATTCTCCTTAAATAAAGGATAGGCTATTTCCGTCAATTCAAAATCTTTATAGTCATGAAGAATACCGCAAAATTGATGTTTGCTAAAATGCTGCAATAAATTATAGATAACGCTTTCTGTTTTACCACTACCTGCAGAACCTATAATAGACACACCTCTTTTGATGTTGTCTATTTTAAACTTCCCATATTTCAATTTAAAATGTACCTGATACTTTTTATCCATTGGTTTTTTCCATTCTGCAAAGAACAAACCATAGAGTACAGTTCCAGCAAACAAAATAGGTACAACGATATACAGGGCGATATGTTCCCATTGCCAGTTCATATCCCGATGGAGCCTGATTCAATAGCCTTGCCGATTCCCTTTTTCAGTTGGTTGATGGCCTTTATGGTGAGCTGGAGCTTGTTCGTAGGGATACTCAACAATGTGGTGTTCACCCCGGATTTTTGAAGTAGTTTAAAAGCTACGGCCTTTTCGTTGGTCGGTAATTTGGTTATCATAGAAAAATATAGTTTGGGGTCTTTTAAAAAGGTCTTACGGGCGGTATAGGTCTCCACATAATTGCGCCGATATTTGAACAAGGTATCAAATGTCTTTTCCGAATTTTTAAAAAAAGTGTCCCTATCAAAGCCCCGTTTTACGGACTTGCCGTGCATTTCCACTTCGGAGGCTTTGTGCTTGCTCCCCGGGGAAAGACCATGCCGGTTAGAGGCATCTCTACGGCTGACGATGATATGTACATGGCTCTGTGGTCCTGGTTTGGCCATTCCCCGAACGATACGTTTGCCGTTCAATCGGTGTGGGGCCTTTGCCTCCAGTTTTTGGATTTCTTTGTTCAGTTTACGGATATTGCCCGATTGTTGTCCGGCCTCGATGCCACGTATCTCTTTCCTTAATTCCAATATCCGTGTGGCATAGGGTTGGTTTTCCCGGATTTCCTTGTCTGTTCCCTTGAACGTGCGTTGCCGTTCTACCTTGGCATAGTATTTAATATCATCCACATTGATTGGCCTTCCGTCTATTTCCCTGTTAAAAGCTTTGGCGTACTCCTTCATGGCTTCCCGTGTATAGTTTTTGAGCGCTTCGGGGGAATCCTGTATGGCTTTCAGTTCTCTGGCACTTGGGTTCAGGGTGATGGAATAGAACTTGGGCTCGGTCTTTTTGAGCTTGGCCGTATTCCCGTCTATTTCCCTGATGACCTCTTCCGTGGATATTTCTTCCCCAAATTGATTGAAGAAGTGTTTCATTTCTTCTACGGTCTTGCCCTCGTTTTCCTTTTCCAGATAGGAAACGAAGTCTGCTGAACTTTGGGCATAGTTGCCATCAGTTTTTTGTGCCGTGATGGTAATGTACATCCTATAATTCTTTTTTGAGTTTTTCAAATTCATCCTTGCCCATATCCAGCTTAAAATGCCCTTTGCCAAATGTTCCTTTTACATAGGTCATTTGTTCCATTACATTCTGAACACGGTTTTTATACTGCCCGAGTTCTTGCCGCATTTCCACATAGCGGTTTTGGTAATGCTCCAGTTCCCTGTCCCTGCTAAAAGGTTCCGGCGTTCCGAAATCAAAGCTTTCTTCCTTTTCTTGGTCTTCCACTTGTGACATTTCCTGGAACAGGGTATTCAACATGACCTTGGTGGGCAGGGTCTGTTGCTTTTCGATGTTCTTCAGGATGGCAATCACGGCATTGATACGTTTGTTGGTACGATTATTTCGGATTCCTAGGTCATCGTTTGGAGAAAGGTCGTTCCGTTCAAAAAAGTCCATCACGATCTCTAGGGTACGGGTATGGGAATCCGACACCAGACGGGAAAATGTCCGAAAGCGCACGGCCGTTTTCTTTTTGATGCTGATGGCCGAAAAGCGATATTTTTGATAGGTATCTCCCATTTTTACTAGATAATCGAGATTTAAGTATTCGAGATTTGTCCTGTCTCCGAATTATTTTCCTTTA
This window of the Maribacter cobaltidurans genome carries:
- a CDS encoding type IV secretory system conjugative DNA transfer family protein, whose protein sequence is MNWQWEHIALYIVVPILFAGTVLYGLFFAEWKKPMDKKYQVHFKLKYGKFKIDNIKRGVSIIGSAGSGKTESVIYNLLQHFSKHQFCGILHDYKDFELTEIAYPLFKENGVKFYTIAFDQIHYRVNPIAPRYLPNEESVHEVSKVLIENLLGLDESSTNSTSKFFNDAVEGLLGGMIWKLKTSYPQFCTLPHIIALFQSLSTKKLVAFLKSDLTSQSMASAFLNGIESEKQTAGVKSTLANAFKKISSQKLFMALSKDEVPLNVNNEKNPAVLSIVNHPKYESAYSPIIAAIIHTVIKQMSIRGQKSSFLMMEEAPTIKLLNMHRIPATLRSYDIATIYVMQDKIQNDMLYGEKASKAILSNLSYQFFGKVNDPDTAKYYERFFEIIKTPTKSISKSSGLSFESRITKGEREVSKRRADAFFRLKQGEFITFADGKDKKLHFKLQPIQKLFPKKANLFSTEDLRLNFERVYRETQNIVK
- the mobB gene encoding MobB family relaxase, coding for MYITITAQKTDGNYAQSSADFVSYLEKENEGKTVEEMKHFFNQFGEEISTEEVIREIDGNTAKLKKTEPKFYSITLNPSARELKAIQDSPEALKNYTREAMKEYAKAFNREIDGRPINVDDIKYYAKVERQRTFKGTDKEIRENQPYATRILELRKEIRGIEAGQQSGNIRKLNKEIQKLEAKAPHRLNGKRIVRGMAKPGPQSHVHIIVSRRDASNRHGLSPGSKHKASEVEMHGKSVKRGFDRDTFFKNSEKTFDTLFKYRRNYVETYTARKTFLKDPKLYFSMITKLPTNEKAVAFKLLQKSGVNTTLLSIPTNKLQLTIKAINQLKKGIGKAIESGSIGI
- a CDS encoding TetR/AcrR family transcriptional regulator, which gives rise to MSPRTEKQLEAHKKEKKEKIIRGALRLFATKGYFNTSISDIANELNISKGSLYNYFDNKERLLNEAVDFALKEASELNLSEDDLKDLSPEKIFKAVVEGYFKLLEEKKELWSLIVSLAIHVGSIPSVHKTISSIYEELTKQLSELFTMIGHHDPENEAVKLGALMDGIGIQYMIFGESYPLNSIKENIIKGYINSKKNLP
- a CDS encoding BfmA/BtgA family mobilization protein yields the protein MGDTYQKYRFSAISIKKKTAVRFRTFSRLVSDSHTRTLEIVMDFFERNDLSPNDDLGIRNNRTNKRINAVIAILKNIEKQQTLPTKVMLNTLFQEMSQVEDQEKEESFDFGTPEPFSRDRELEHYQNRYVEMRQELGQYKNRVQNVMEQMTYVKGTFGKGHFKLDMGKDEFEKLKKEL